The following proteins come from a genomic window of Nicotiana tomentosiformis chromosome 12, ASM39032v3, whole genome shotgun sequence:
- the LOC138903084 gene encoding protein MAINTENANCE OF MERISTEMS-like gives MLEDVDVLFGLPVDGLPVAYPHALRDYSGVHYLHMLQRLTCFQLAEETALSGVSRLQLMPVRQHLAAMDAEITDGSPAKDIDRHTRLLLLLMFGGVLFLNTSGNLVSLRFLHHMEQLDDLPSYSWGAAFLGYLYRQICWACITLPDFYRCYR, from the coding sequence ATGCTTGAGGACGTGGATGTTCTCTTTGGACTGCCGGTTGATGGATTACCTGTAGCTTACCCGCATGCTCTTAGAGACTATAGCGGAGTGCATTACCTGCATATGTTACAGCGACTCACCTGTTTCCAGCTAGCAGAGGAGACTGCATTGAGTGGGGTGAGTCGATTACAGCTGATGCCCGTTCGGCAGCATCTGGCGGCGATGGATGCGGAGATTACGGATGGTTCACCGGCGAAGGATATCGACCGGCACACgagattgttgttgttgctgatgTTTGGTGGTGTATTGTTCTTGAACACTTCaggaaacctagtcagcttgagatttctacaTCATATGGAACAACTAGATGATTTACCTAGCTACAGCTGGGGTGCAGCTTTTCTAGGTTACCTGTATAGGCAGATATGTTGGGCGTGCATAACGTTGCCGGATTTTTACCGCTGctacaggtga